CATGCGCCTGGTGTTGCAGGGTGTCGGCAACCGCCTGCAGCATTATTACGACCGGGCCTGGGAAGCGTCGGAAGGCCGCCGCGGCCAGATCGTCATCATCGGCCTGCAAGGCCTCGACCGCGCCGTCATTACGGCTGCTCTCGCAACGCCGCTCGGCAAAGCCGCCTGATCCATGCATCTCCTCGCCGCCAAACCCGGAACCATCAGTGACGGCGGCGAGGCCGTCGATCTCGGCCAGTCACCGGCCGAGATCGTGGTGCTGAGTGCGGCGGATACGGAATTGGCAGCCCTCGCCGCGGCGCATGCGGCCCTGCCCGAACCCAAGCCGACTTTGCGCCTCGTCAATCTGCTGCAGCTGCAGCACAACATGTCGGTCGATCTCTATCTCGACCAGGTGATTGCCGATCCCCGGTCGCCCGCCAGGCTGGTGATCCTGCGTCTCATCGGCGGTGAGCGCTATTGGCCCTATGGCGTGGAACAATTGGCCGCCATCACTGCTACGCATCACATCCAGTTTGCCTGTCTCTCGGGTGACGACCAGCCGGACAGCGAATTGTCGCGTCGCTCAAACATTGATGACGAGGCAGCGCACCGCCTGTGGCAGTTCCAGGTCCATGGGGGCCGGAGCAATGCGGAAGAATTTCTGAACTATGCCGCGAGCCTCATCGGCTATGACACGGTCTGGCAGGAACCGCGGCCCTTGCTGCGCGCCGGCCTCTATTGGCCGGGCGCCTCGGTGCTCAGCCTCACCGATCTCGCGCCGCATTGGCAGGAAGGCGCACCGGTCGCCGGCATCGTGTTCTACCGCGCCCTCCTGCAGGCAGGCACGCTGGCGCCGATCGATGCGCTGATCATGGCGCTCGCTGCGCGCGGCCTCAACCCGATGCCGATCTTCGTCAACTCGCTGAAGGAAGCCGTGGCGGCCGACCTCATCCGCTCGCTCTATGCCGAGACGTCGCCGGACATCACCCTCAATTGCACCGGCTTTGCGATCTCGCAGCCGGGTGCGGTGAACTTCTCGACACCGTTCGACGGCGCCGATCATCCCGTGCTGCAGGTCATGCTGTCGAGCGAGAGCGAGGCGCAATGGCAGACCAGCCTGCGCGGCCTATCTCCGCGCGATCTTGCCATGCAGGTGGCACTGCCGGAACTGGATGGCCGCATCATCACCCGCGCCATCTCCTGGAAATCCGCCGCGCGCTATGACGAGGCGACCCAATGCACCATCGTGGCGCCGCAGCCGGTCGAAGACCGCGTGGCCTTCACCTGTGACTTGGCCGCTAATTGGGTAAAGCTGCGGCGGACAACAGCGCCCGACCGGCATGTGGCGCTGATCCTTGCCAACTACCCCAACCGTGATGGCCGCATCGGCAATGGCGTCGGCCTCGACACGCCGGCCGGCACGATCGAGGTTTTGCGCGCGATGAAGGGCGCCGGCTACGGGGTTGCAGATATTCCGCAGGATGGCGAGCAGTTGATGAACCGGCTGCTGGCGCGGCCCGCCGGCGCCTTCCGTCTCACGGGTGCCGACTACGCCGCCTTCTTCAGCACCCTGCCGGCCGCGATGCAGGCGGCAGTCATCACGCGCTGGGGTGCGCCGAAGGATGACCTGCTCTACAAAGATGGTGCCTTCGACCTGCCGCTGATGTCATTGGGCCAGGTGGTGATCGGCATCCAGCCGGCACGCGGCTACAACGTCGATCCGACGACCAGCTATCACGATCCCGATCTCGTCCCGCCCCATGGCTATTTCGCCTTCTATGCGTATCTCAGGCGGCAGTTCGGCGCCCATGTGATCGTGCATATGGGCAAGCATGGCAATCTCGAATGGCTGCCGGGCAAATCCCTGGCCCTCTCCGCCGATTGTTATCCGGAGGCGATCTTCGGTCCCCTGCCGCATCTCTATCCCTTCATCGTCAATGATCCGGGCGAAGGCGCCCAGGCCAAGCGCCGCGCTCAGGCTGTCATCATCGATCACATGACACCGCCGCTGACGCGCGCCGAAAGTTATGGCCCGCTGCGCGACCTCGAACGATTGGTCGATGAATATTTCGAGGAGAGCCAGGTCGACCCCCGGCGCTGCCTCGATCTCAAGCGCCAGATTCTCGACCTCGCCATATCCAGCGGCTTGGCCGCCGATTGCGGCGTGCTGCCGACGGATGATACCGATGCGGCCCTCGCCAAGCTCGACAACCATCTCTGCGAGTTGAAAGAAGCGCAGATCCGCGACGGACTGCACATCTTCGGGAAGGCGCCGGAAGGTGCCATGCTCGATGAATTGCTGGTGGCCCTCACACGCCTGCCGCGCGGCAAGGGCGATGGCCGCAGCCAATCGCTCATTCGCGCGCTGGCCGCCGACCTTGATCTCGGCCTCGATTTCGATCCGCTGAACACGAAGCTGGGGGATCCCTGGCGCGGCCCCAAGCCAGCCGCCCTGCAGAAGGTCAGCGACGATGCTTGGCGCCTGGCGGGCGACACGGTCGAGCGGTTGGAGATTCTGGCGCTGGGTCTTGTCTCCGGCACCCACGAGATCACCGCCGATTGGCCGCGTACCCGCGACGTGCTCGGCTTCATCGATGAAGATCTGCGCCCCCGCGTCGCCGGCTGCGGCCCGGCCGAGATCAGCGCCATCCTGCGCGGCCTCGACGGACGCTTCATCGCCCCCGGCCCCTCCGGCGCGCCGACGCGCGGCCGCCTCGATGTGCTGCCCACGGGGCGCAACTTCTATTCGGTCGACACGCGCTCAGTGCCGACGCCGACCGCCTGGGCGCTGGGCTGGCAATCGGCGCTCCTGGTGCTCGACCGTCACCGCCAGGAACATGGCGCCTGGCCGAAGGCCATCGTGCTCTCCGCCTGGGGCACGGCCAACATGCGCACCGGTGGTGATGATATCGCCCAGGCCCTGGCGCTCATGGGCGTCAAGCCGACCTGGGATCCCGGCGGATCGGGCCGCATCGCCGGATTCGAAATTCTGCCGCTCTCTGTGCTCGACCGCCCGCGCGTCGACGTGACCCTGCGGGTCTCCGGCTTCTTCCGCGATGCTTTTCCGGCACAGATCGACCTTTTCGATTCAGCGGCGCGCGATGTGGCAGCGCTCGATGAGCCGGACCATCTCAATCCCCTGGCGGCGCGCGTGCGCGGCGAACGCCAATCCCTGATGGCCGACGGCATGTCGGATGTCGATGCGACCCGCCGTGCCGGCTACCGGGTGTTCGGCTCGAAGCCAGGCGCCTATGGTGCGGGTCTGCAATCGCTCATCGACGAAAAGGGCTGGACCGAGACCGGCGATCTCGCGCGGGCCTATCTTGCCTGGGGCGGTTACGCCTATGGACAAGGGTCGAGCGGCGAAGCGCAGCAGCAGTTGTTTGCGCAGCGCCTGACGGGTGTCGAGGCGGTCCTGCATAACCAGGACAATGCCGAACACGACCTTCTCGACAGCGACAATTACTACCAGTTCGAAGGTGGCCTGGCCGCGACCATCAAGCATTTGACCGGCAAGCGCGCCGTCGTCTGGCACAACGACCATTCGCGGCCGGAGGCGCCCAAAATCCGCGCCCTCGACGAAGAAATCGCACGCATCGTGCGTGCCCGCGTCGTCAATCCGAAATGGATCAGCGGCATCATGCGCCACGGCTACAAAGGCGGCTTCGAACTCGCCGCCACGGTCGATTACCTCTTCGCCTTCGCGGCCACGGCGGATTGCGTGGCGGATCATCATTTCGACGCGGTCTTCGACGCCTATCTGGTCGATGACGAGGTCCGCGCCTTTCTCGAACGGCACAATCCGGCGGCGCTCAAGGACATTGCCGACCGGCTGCTGGAAGCGCAGACGCGCGGCCTCTGGCAGGCAAAATCAAACTCGGCCTGGCTGCGCCTGCATGCCTGGGCGACAGGGAGCGAAGCAGCATGACCGAGCAACTCGACAGCGACCACCAGCGCGCCAATGAAAAGGCTGCCCGCCGCAAGGAAGCCCGCGACCGCATGATGGCGGAGAAGACCCGCGAGAAGGGCCTCATCATCGTCAACACCGGCAAGGGCAAGGGCAAGTCCACGGCCGCCTTCGGCATGGTCATGCGCTGCATCGGCCACGGCATGAAGGTGGGCGTCATCCAGTTCATCAAGGGGAAATGGGATACCGGCGAACGCACGGTGCTCGAGCGCTTCCCCGACCAGATCGAGATCAAGGCGCTGGGCGAAGGCTTCACCTGGGAAACCCAGGACCGCGCCCGCGACATCGCCTTCGCCCGCGCCGCCTGGGATGAAGGCAAGCGCATGATGCTTGATCCCAGCTTCCAGTTCGTGCTGATGGACGAGATCAACATCGCGCTGCGCTACGACTATCTCCCGGTCGAGGAAGTGGTCGAGTTCCTGAAGAACAAGCGCCCCGACCTCCATGTCTGCGTCACCGGCCG
This Rhodospirillaceae bacterium DNA region includes the following protein-coding sequences:
- the cobN gene encoding cobaltochelatase subunit CobN, which produces MHLLAAKPGTISDGGEAVDLGQSPAEIVVLSAADTELAALAAAHAALPEPKPTLRLVNLLQLQHNMSVDLYLDQVIADPRSPARLVILRLIGGERYWPYGVEQLAAITATHHIQFACLSGDDQPDSELSRRSNIDDEAAHRLWQFQVHGGRSNAEEFLNYAASLIGYDTVWQEPRPLLRAGLYWPGASVLSLTDLAPHWQEGAPVAGIVFYRALLQAGTLAPIDALIMALAARGLNPMPIFVNSLKEAVAADLIRSLYAETSPDITLNCTGFAISQPGAVNFSTPFDGADHPVLQVMLSSESEAQWQTSLRGLSPRDLAMQVALPELDGRIITRAISWKSAARYDEATQCTIVAPQPVEDRVAFTCDLAANWVKLRRTTAPDRHVALILANYPNRDGRIGNGVGLDTPAGTIEVLRAMKGAGYGVADIPQDGEQLMNRLLARPAGAFRLTGADYAAFFSTLPAAMQAAVITRWGAPKDDLLYKDGAFDLPLMSLGQVVIGIQPARGYNVDPTTSYHDPDLVPPHGYFAFYAYLRRQFGAHVIVHMGKHGNLEWLPGKSLALSADCYPEAIFGPLPHLYPFIVNDPGEGAQAKRRAQAVIIDHMTPPLTRAESYGPLRDLERLVDEYFEESQVDPRRCLDLKRQILDLAISSGLAADCGVLPTDDTDAALAKLDNHLCELKEAQIRDGLHIFGKAPEGAMLDELLVALTRLPRGKGDGRSQSLIRALAADLDLGLDFDPLNTKLGDPWRGPKPAALQKVSDDAWRLAGDTVERLEILALGLVSGTHEITADWPRTRDVLGFIDEDLRPRVAGCGPAEISAILRGLDGRFIAPGPSGAPTRGRLDVLPTGRNFYSVDTRSVPTPTAWALGWQSALLVLDRHRQEHGAWPKAIVLSAWGTANMRTGGDDIAQALALMGVKPTWDPGGSGRIAGFEILPLSVLDRPRVDVTLRVSGFFRDAFPAQIDLFDSAARDVAALDEPDHLNPLAARVRGERQSLMADGMSDVDATRRAGYRVFGSKPGAYGAGLQSLIDEKGWTETGDLARAYLAWGGYAYGQGSSGEAQQQLFAQRLTGVEAVLHNQDNAEHDLLDSDNYYQFEGGLAATIKHLTGKRAVVWHNDHSRPEAPKIRALDEEIARIVRARVVNPKWISGIMRHGYKGGFELAATVDYLFAFAATADCVADHHFDAVFDAYLVDDEVRAFLERHNPAALKDIADRLLEAQTRGLWQAKSNSAWLRLHAWATGSEAA
- the cobO gene encoding cob(I)yrinic acid a,c-diamide adenosyltransferase, which translates into the protein MTEQLDSDHQRANEKAARRKEARDRMMAEKTREKGLIIVNTGKGKGKSTAAFGMVMRCIGHGMKVGVIQFIKGKWDTGERTVLERFPDQIEIKALGEGFTWETQDRARDIAFARAAWDEGKRMMLDPSFQFVLMDEINIALRYDYLPVEEVVEFLKNKRPDLHVCVTGRNAKDEIIAIADLVTEMEMIKHPFRDGVKAQAGIEF